In one window of Oncorhynchus gorbuscha isolate QuinsamMale2020 ecotype Even-year linkage group LG23, OgorEven_v1.0, whole genome shotgun sequence DNA:
- the dleu7 gene encoding leukemia-associated protein 7: METATLQYSPMEHQTEALKLLQNVRPHQTAISRPSKLGLEKQVTTIHDSSAAARTIAEKARESVIHDSSAAARTIAEKARESVITQLIDILTQILTVEEEISHSLFQDLRTFLHPKESIELRNICVRMAMRDSDCQKDRDLRDLQDCLKAMVDRLVSSLINVNHPVAVQTSRTLEEIYLSFPEI, from the exons ATGGAGACAGCAACGTTGCAGTACAGTCCCATGGAGCACCAAACAGAAGCACTGAAGTTGCTACAGAATGTGCGCCCTCACCAAACAGCGATCAGTAGGCCCAGTAAACTTGGACTAGAAAAACAAGTGACAACCATCCACGACTCGTCAGCAGCGGCCCGCACAATAGCAGAAAAGGCGCGTGAAAGTGTCATCCACGACTCGTCAGCAGCGGCCCGCACAATAGCAGAAAAGGCGCGTGAAAGTGTCATTACGCAGCTAATCGATATTCTAACCCAAATACTCACAGTCGAGGAAGAAATCAGTCATAGTTTGTTTCAGGATCTGAGGACATTTCTGCACCCTAAA GAAAGCATAGAGCTGAGGAACATCTGTGTGCGCATGGCAATGAGGGACTCTGACTGTCAGAAGGACCGGGACCTTAGAGATCTGCAGGACTGTTTAAAAGCCATGGTGGACCGTCTGGTGTCTTCTCTCATCAACGTGAACCATCCCGTGGCCGTTCAGACATCACGCACGCTTGAAGAGATATATCTGAGCTTCCCTGAAATCTGA
- the gucy1b2 gene encoding guanylate cyclase soluble subunit beta-2 gives MMDKDFQPITVQYGFINTCLKSLVIEKFGEETWEKLRTLAEVQDTFMTYEIYDDVITLRLVQEACTMLDMPSEVVLKLFGEYFFSFCKMAGYDTMLRTLGGNLVEFIENLDALHSYLALSYQEMNAPSFRVEKNDDGRMLLHYYSDRKGLYHIVPGIIEAVAKDFFDSEVSMTILNQSEEDERTGKKEHVVFLVSQRSRGSKRDFRPQREKKEVTTEDEEIDRRAEALERMRARCASLPHCPAGKRSRWDMVRSVVMFGKENLLKSFTPCYPDKLWMEEQAFCNAFPFHIVFDKQLKVKQTGINIQKFVPGLQTMDSRLDEYFSIVHPQVTFNIESIRKFINSQFVLKTRREMVPLASQHQSMLKLRGQMVWMESLGCMVYLCSPKLRSLQELEERGLHISDIAQHDTTRDLILLNQQRLAEMELSNQLERKKEELRILSRHLEAEKKKTETLLYAMLPRHVANQLKEGKRVEAGEFQVCTILFSDVVTFTNICAACEPIQIVNMLNSMYSKFDRLTSVHDVYKVETIGDAYMVVGGVPIPADSHAERVANFALGMRIAAREVTNPITGQPIQIRVGLHTGPVLAGVVGDKMPRYCLFGDTVNTASRMESHGVPDHIHLSPFTYSALEDKGFDILERGEIQVKGKGLMTTYFLLQNLCVSEDNIMARGTGEPCVYRDNQQGAGESERG, from the exons ATGATGGACAAGGACTTCCAACCAATAACAGTTCAG TACGGATTCATAAACACCTGTCTGAAATCTCTGGTAATTGAGAAATTTGGTGAAGAAACATGGGAGAAACTGAG GACCCTGGCAGAGGTCCAGGACACGTTCATGACTTATGAGATATACGATGATGTCATAACTCTGCGTCTGGTGCAGGAAGCATGTACTATGCTGG ACATGCCTTCTGAGGTGGTGCTGAAGCTTTTCGGGGAGTACTTCTTCAGCTTCTGTAAGATGGCGGGGTACGACACCATGCTGCGTACGCTAGGGGGGAACCTGGTGGAATTCATTGAGAACCTGGATGCCCTTCACAGCTACCTGGctctctcctaccag GAGATGAACGCTCCCTCGTTCCGTGTGGAGAAGAACGATGATGGGAGGATGTTGCTTCATTACTACTCGGACAGGAAAGGCCTATATCACATTGTGCCAG GCATCATTGAGGCGGTGGCCAAAGACTTCTTTGACAGCGAAGTGAGCATGACCATCCTTAACCAATCAGAGGAGGACGAGCGCACAGGGAAGAAAGAGCATGTGGTCTTCCTGGTCTCTCAGAGGAGCCGAGGGTCAAAGAGGGATTTCCGGCCCcaaagagagaagaaggaggTAACCACGGAGGATGAGGAGATTGATAGGAGG GCAGAGGCATTGGAGAGGATGAGAGCCAGGTGTGCCAGTCTGCCCCACTGCCCTGCTGGGAAAAGATCACGCTGGGACATGGTTAGGAGCGTTGTCATGTTTGGAAAAG AGAACCTTCTGAAGTCATTCACACCCTGCTACCCAGATAAGCTGTGGATGGAGGAACAAGCATTCTGCAATGCCTTCCCTTTCCACATTGTCTTTGATAAACAG CTCAAGGTGAAGCAGACTGGGATTAACATCCAGAAGTTTGTCCCTGGGCTGCAGACGATGGACAGCCGTCTGGATGAGTACTTCAGCATTGTCCATCCGCAGGTGACCttcaacatcgagagcatcagGAAGTTCATCAACAGCCAGTTTGTCCTGAAGACCAGACGGGAGATGGTGCCGCTGGCCTCTCAGCATCAGTCCATGCTCAAACTCAGAG GTCAGATGGTGTGGATGGAATCTCTGGGCTGTATGGTGTACCTGTGCTCCCCGAAGCTGCGCAGCCTGCaggagttggaggagaggggTCTGCACATCTCCGACATTGCCCAGCACGACACCACCCGGGACCTCATCCTGCTTAACCAACAGCGTCTGGCAGAGATGGAGCTGTCCAATCAGCTGGAGCGCAAAAAG GAGGAGCTGAGGATCCTCTCACGCCACCTCGAGGCGGAGAAGAAGAAGACGGAGACTCTGCTCTACGCCATGTTGCCTCGCCACGTAGCCAACCAGTTGAAGGAGGGCAAGAGGGTGGAAGCAG GTGAGTTCCAGGTGTGCACCATCCTGTTCAGTGATGTGGTCACCTTCACCAATATCTGTGCTGCCTGCGAGCCCATCCAGATCGTCAACATGCTCAACTCCATGTACTCCAAGTTCGACCGCCTTACCAGCGTCCATGACGTGTACAAg GTGGAGACTATTGGAGACGCCTACATGGTGGTGGGTGGGGTTCCCATTCCAGCTGACAGCCATGCAGAGCGGGTGGCCAACTTTGCCCTGGGTATGCGTATCGCTGCCCGGGAGGTGACCAACCCTATCACTGGGCAACCCATCCAG ATTCGGGTGGGTCTGCACACAGGTCCAGTGCTGGCTGGTGTGGTAGGGGACAAGATGCCTCGATACTGCCTGTTTGGAGATACGGTCAACACTGCCTCCCGCATGGAGAGTCACGGAGTGCCTGACCACATACACCTCAGCCCCTTCACATACAG TGCGCTGGAAGATAAGGGCTTTGACATCCTGGAAAGAGGAGAGATCCAGGTGAAGGGGAAAGGCCTGATGACTACCTACTTCCTGCTGCAGaacctgtgtgtgtctgaggaCAACATCATggccagagggacaggagagccCTGCGTGTACAGAGACAACCAGCAGGgggcgggagagagcgagagaggttag